Part of the Candidatus Poribacteria bacterium genome is shown below.
TGTTTTGGAGACGACCTGGCGAACTTTCCACCGTTTACGACGACTGAGCGGGCGAACTTCAACAACTTGGACGAGATCGCCGACACGACATGTATTCTGCTCGTCGTGAGCCAGAATCTTTGTGGAACTTCTCACAATTTTCTTATAAAGGGGATGCTGATAAGTCCGAACAATTTCAACGGCGACGGTTTTATCCATCCGATCGCTTGTTACAGTACCCGTTCTGAGTTTCCGATTTCCTCGCTGATGCTTGTCCACGCTTTTCCTCTCGTAACTTTAGTTATGGTGACTCTTCGATTCCGAGTTCACGTAGCCGAAGAATCGTATGAATCCGTGCGATATCCTTCTTGCCCTTTTTTAATTGGGATGTATCTTCAAGTTGCCCTAGTATGCTTCGGAACTTGATATTAAACGCAGTGTCCTTAAAATCTTGAAGGTCGTTTTCTAACTCCTCAGATGATTTGTTGCGCAACTCATTAGCGGTCATTGTTTGATTATTCTCCCGTTCGACTGATAAACTTCGTCTCAATCGGCAATTTGTGTGCTGCTCTGGTCATG
Proteins encoded:
- the rpsQ gene encoding 30S ribosomal protein S17, with the translated sequence MDKTVAVEIVRTYQHPLYKKIVRSSTKILAHDEQNTCRVGDLVQVVEVRPLSRRKRWKVRQVVSKTESIDA
- the rpmC gene encoding 50S ribosomal protein L29, with product MTANELRNKSSEELENDLQDFKDTAFNIKFRSILGQLEDTSQLKKGKKDIARIHTILRLRELGIEESP